A portion of the Anaeromusa acidaminophila DSM 3853 genome contains these proteins:
- a CDS encoding protein-glutamate methylesterase/protein-glutamine glutaminase codes for MGKIRVLVVDDSALVRDILSRGLSQDPGIEVVGTATDPYMARDKILQLNPDVLTLDVEMPRMDGVAFLRRLMTQYPLPVIMVSALTERGGQITMEALEAGAIDFVNKPKSDIARGLGAMMKELRAKVRMAAGANLDAWKRLAQQKKQLPAQRPVSGQEERALANSTDKVIAIGASTGGTEAIRRIVKLLPPTMPGVVIVQHMPAGFTKSFASSLNDVSQMEVVEAQGGERVMPGRVLLAPGGKHMRVRRSGGMYLVECYDGPNVSGHCPSVDVLFRSVSQQVGRNAIGVILTGMGSDGADGMAEMRHAGGRTLAQDEASSVVFGMPRAAYEKGGAECLVSLGDIPDTLLKWLR; via the coding sequence ATGGGGAAAATCCGGGTACTGGTGGTGGATGATTCGGCGTTGGTGCGCGATATTCTTAGCCGCGGCCTGTCGCAGGACCCGGGCATTGAGGTGGTAGGCACGGCAACGGACCCCTATATGGCTCGCGATAAAATTTTGCAGCTGAATCCGGACGTACTAACATTGGATGTAGAGATGCCTCGTATGGATGGCGTAGCTTTTTTACGGCGTCTTATGACGCAGTATCCGCTGCCGGTGATCATGGTCAGCGCCTTGACGGAACGGGGCGGGCAAATCACCATGGAAGCGTTAGAGGCCGGGGCGATTGACTTTGTGAATAAGCCAAAATCCGACATCGCCCGAGGGCTAGGGGCTATGATGAAGGAACTGCGAGCTAAAGTGAGAATGGCGGCCGGAGCGAACTTGGACGCTTGGAAACGGCTGGCGCAGCAAAAAAAACAGCTTCCGGCGCAACGGCCTGTTTCCGGACAAGAGGAACGGGCGCTAGCTAACTCGACAGATAAAGTCATCGCCATCGGGGCTTCTACCGGCGGTACGGAAGCTATTCGGCGCATTGTGAAGCTGTTGCCGCCGACGATGCCGGGAGTGGTCATTGTGCAGCATATGCCGGCTGGCTTTACCAAAAGCTTTGCGTCTAGCCTTAATGATGTGTCGCAAATGGAAGTAGTGGAAGCACAGGGCGGGGAGCGCGTCATGCCTGGTCGCGTACTTTTGGCGCCGGGGGGCAAGCATATGCGTGTGCGCCGCAGCGGCGGCATGTACTTGGTAGAGTGTTATGACGGTCCCAATGTCAGCGGTCATTGTCCTTCAGTGGATGTGCTGTTTCGGTCGGTTTCCCAGCAGGTGGGGCGCAATGCCATTGGCGTTATCTTGACCGGTATGGGATCGGACGGCGCGGACGGCATGGCGGAGATGCGGCATGCTGGCGGCCGAACGTTGGCGCAGGATGAGGCTTCCTCGGTGGTGTTCGGTATGCCCCGGGCAGCCTATGAAAAAGGCGGCGCTGAGTGTCTGGTTTCGCTGGGGGATATTCCGGATACGCTCTTGAAATGGCTGCGCTGA
- a CDS encoding CheR family methyltransferase codes for MPTLQTRRDRKLRIWSAGCSSGEEVYTLAMVVSEFLGEEASRWDVKILGSDISQSVLSQAEQGVYSDAQVQKLSKLQRARYFSKVDTENWQVSDELRRLTVFRKLNLMHSPYPFKGRFDLIFCRNVMIYFSQEVIRGLLEKFHHYLQEEGHLFIGHSESLDKRELFQPVQPAIYRKWTGRRREA; via the coding sequence TTGCCGACTCTGCAAACCCGTAGAGACCGTAAGCTGCGCATTTGGTCGGCTGGTTGTTCCTCCGGCGAAGAAGTATATACCCTAGCTATGGTGGTCTCTGAATTTTTGGGGGAGGAAGCCTCGCGGTGGGATGTGAAAATTCTCGGGAGCGACATTTCCCAGAGCGTTTTGTCCCAAGCGGAGCAGGGAGTATATTCGGACGCGCAAGTGCAAAAATTGTCCAAATTGCAGCGGGCTCGCTACTTTTCCAAAGTAGACACGGAAAATTGGCAGGTTAGTGATGAACTGCGGCGCTTAACGGTATTTCGCAAGCTGAATCTGATGCACTCTCCCTATCCCTTTAAAGGGCGTTTTGATCTTATTTTTTGCCGCAATGTGATGATCTACTTTTCTCAGGAAGTGATTCGCGGCTTGCTGGAAAAGTTTCATCATTACTTGCAGGAAGAAGGACATTTATTTATCGGTCATTCGGAATCGCTGGACAAACGAGAACTCTTTCAACCGGTGCAGCCAGCGATTTACCGGAAATGGACCGGACGAAGGAGGGAAGCATAG
- a CDS encoding HAMP domain-containing methyl-accepting chemotaxis protein, giving the protein MSWLKNMKIMGRLLLGFCIVALLAGAVGYVGVSNMRNMGELDTEMYQLNTVPIYELGNISNAFYDIRVAVRNIIITPDKQKQQSLLQSIRDYDKNAKKSMDNFEKTIRDEETRRDFDAVKKSYAMFLQDVDRITGLWVGGSQDQALTTMYSDVVQRNATQLNEAFDRLSDGKVKQAALKYETNVTTVKDATRNMIILILVAVAVAMGLGVFTARGISNPLKELVDAANRMAQGDVQLQLKGGATKDEVGQLTASFQVMADNIQMTAHHLQSVSQGDLSADIRVRSDKDVLNQSLQLCVKNLQQVLGEVNQMAAAAVEGQLKQRADASRHQGEYRTLVEAFNATLDAILHPLAESNRILQKLSGGDLRERVNIECAGDHQRMKNAVNGMHDWMKELIAYVTKIANGDMTADMRKSSEDDQIHEWLIMMRENIRHVVGDIDGLAAEAIEGNLEKRADAANHGGEYRRIVEGVNKTLDAVVTPINEAVGCLKEMSQGNLDVQMEGDYKGDYAVMKKALNSTLVSMNDVLRQVASSTDQVAAGSRQISDASQSLSQGATETASTMEEISASIHEMSAQTGLNAENAMQGNQMAVTVRDHAEKGSSMMQQMVGAMNDINASGTNISKIIKVIDEIAFQTNLLALNAAVEAARAGKHGKGFAVVAEEVRNLAQRSAEAAKETTALIEDSVKKTEVGTSIAHTTSESLAEIVDGITKVADLMSEIAAASREQAQGIKQINEGASQVGQVVQQNTANSEELAAASEELSAQAAQLKRMVERFRLQRLMNTGGAGLQEGLAFAPKQMAARSAPEESGRKSKGTARPAPEEIISLDERGFDQF; this is encoded by the coding sequence ATGAGTTGGCTTAAAAACATGAAGATCATGGGGCGTTTGCTGCTAGGATTTTGCATTGTGGCGTTATTAGCCGGAGCGGTTGGTTATGTCGGCGTAAGCAATATGAGAAACATGGGCGAACTGGATACGGAAATGTACCAGCTCAATACCGTGCCGATTTATGAACTAGGCAATATCTCCAATGCTTTTTATGATATTCGCGTGGCGGTGCGTAATATTATTATTACTCCGGATAAGCAGAAGCAGCAGAGTTTGTTGCAAAGCATTCGCGACTATGATAAAAATGCGAAAAAAAGTATGGATAACTTTGAAAAGACTATCCGCGACGAGGAAACAAGGCGTGATTTTGATGCGGTGAAGAAAAGCTACGCTATGTTTCTGCAAGATGTGGATCGAATTACCGGCTTGTGGGTAGGCGGGTCTCAAGATCAAGCGCTGACTACCATGTACAGTGACGTGGTGCAGCGAAATGCAACGCAATTAAACGAAGCCTTTGATCGTTTATCTGATGGCAAGGTGAAACAGGCGGCCTTGAAATACGAAACCAATGTGACCACTGTAAAAGACGCCACCCGTAATATGATCATCTTGATTTTGGTGGCTGTAGCGGTTGCCATGGGTTTGGGCGTTTTTACGGCCAGAGGTATCAGCAATCCGTTAAAAGAGCTTGTAGATGCCGCCAACCGGATGGCGCAGGGCGATGTGCAACTGCAGCTTAAAGGCGGCGCTACCAAAGACGAAGTAGGGCAGCTTACTGCTTCCTTCCAAGTGATGGCGGACAATATTCAAATGACGGCGCATCATTTGCAAAGCGTTAGTCAAGGGGATTTGAGCGCCGATATCCGAGTGCGTTCCGACAAGGATGTGCTTAATCAGAGTCTGCAGCTGTGCGTGAAAAATCTGCAGCAAGTATTGGGCGAAGTAAATCAAATGGCTGCGGCGGCGGTAGAAGGGCAATTGAAGCAGCGTGCCGATGCTTCGCGGCATCAGGGCGAGTACCGTACGTTGGTCGAAGCGTTTAACGCTACCTTGGACGCTATTTTGCATCCGCTGGCCGAAAGCAATCGGATTTTGCAAAAACTCAGCGGCGGCGATTTGCGCGAGCGCGTGAATATTGAGTGCGCTGGCGATCATCAGCGCATGAAAAACGCTGTTAACGGCATGCATGACTGGATGAAAGAGCTTATTGCCTATGTGACGAAAATTGCCAATGGCGATATGACAGCGGATATGCGCAAGTCCTCAGAAGACGATCAGATTCACGAATGGCTGATTATGATGCGCGAAAATATCCGCCATGTTGTGGGCGATATTGACGGTTTGGCTGCGGAAGCCATTGAAGGAAATCTGGAAAAACGTGCGGATGCGGCGAACCATGGCGGCGAGTATCGGCGTATTGTCGAAGGCGTGAACAAGACGCTGGACGCAGTGGTGACGCCAATCAACGAAGCCGTAGGCTGTCTGAAAGAAATGTCGCAGGGTAATTTGGATGTGCAGATGGAAGGCGACTACAAGGGCGATTACGCGGTTATGAAAAAAGCCTTGAACAGTACGCTTGTTTCTATGAATGACGTATTGCGCCAAGTGGCCTCCTCGACAGACCAGGTAGCGGCAGGATCGCGGCAGATCTCCGACGCCAGTCAGTCCTTGTCGCAAGGCGCTACGGAAACGGCCAGCACCATGGAAGAGATTTCAGCTTCGATTCATGAAATGTCGGCGCAGACCGGCCTTAATGCTGAAAACGCCATGCAAGGGAATCAGATGGCGGTTACCGTGCGAGATCATGCGGAAAAAGGCAGCAGCATGATGCAACAAATGGTAGGCGCGATGAATGATATCAACGCATCTGGTACGAACATCTCTAAAATTATCAAAGTTATTGATGAAATTGCTTTCCAGACCAATCTGTTGGCGCTCAACGCGGCAGTGGAAGCCGCCCGGGCGGGCAAGCACGGCAAGGGCTTTGCGGTAGTGGCCGAGGAAGTGCGCAATCTGGCGCAGCGCAGCGCCGAAGCGGCCAAGGAAACTACAGCGCTCATCGAGGACTCGGTGAAGAAGACCGAAGTGGGCACCAGTATTGCTCATACAACCTCGGAATCGCTGGCTGAAATTGTTGATGGCATTACGAAAGTGGCGGATTTAATGAGTGAAATTGCGGCTGCTTCGCGTGAACAAGCGCAAGGCATCAAGCAGATTAATGAAGGCGCTTCGCAAGTGGGGCAAGTGGTACAGCAGAATACGGCCAATTCCGAAGAGTTGGCAGCGGCAAGCGAAGAATTATCGGCCCAGGCGGCGCAGCTCAAGAGGATGGTAGAACGCTTCCGTTTGCAACGCTTAATGAACACCGGCGGCGCAGGGCTGCAGGAAGGACTGGCGTTTGCGCCTAAACAAATGGCGGCAAGAAGCGCCCCGGAAGAATCTGGACGCAAAAGTAAAGGAACCGCGAGACCGGCGCCGGAAGAGATTATTTCATTAGATGAACGGGGCTTTGATCAATTTTGA
- a CDS encoding chemotaxis protein CheW: MSEDRQRNDVDDDLLEEEDEEDTLENKYLTFMMEKEEFGVEIRHVREIVGMQYITDMPDLPEYVKGVINLRGKVIPVMDVRIRFGLESQEYDERTCIIVITVGEQMIGLIVDRVSEVLNIDESCVEEAPDLRKNHINRYISGLGKVGDKVKILLNVEKLLFE, encoded by the coding sequence ATGAGTGAAGACCGGCAAAGAAATGATGTAGATGATGATTTGCTGGAAGAGGAAGACGAAGAGGATACGCTGGAGAATAAGTATCTTACGTTTATGATGGAAAAAGAGGAATTCGGCGTGGAAATTCGCCATGTGCGGGAGATTGTGGGCATGCAGTACATTACTGACATGCCGGATTTACCGGAATATGTCAAAGGGGTTATCAATTTGCGCGGCAAGGTCATTCCGGTAATGGATGTGCGCATCCGTTTCGGTCTGGAATCGCAGGAGTATGACGAGCGGACATGCATCATCGTCATTACTGTGGGAGAGCAGATGATCGGCCTCATTGTCGACCGGGTATCCGAAGTGCTCAATATAGACGAGTCCTGCGTGGAAGAAGCGCCGGATTTGCGCAAGAATCACATCAATCGTTATATCAGCGGCTTGGGCAAGGTTGGCGATAAGGTGAAGATCTTGTTGAATGTGGAAAAACTTCTGTTTGAATGA
- a CDS encoding Hpt domain-containing protein gives MRVMIIDDDQGSLESLRDCIETRGSECDAFQDPAKALAAYDPAVHDVVLTDFSMPQLNGLEVLENIRKRREDAVVIIITGYGNEELAAASRKGGAYAFLYKPLNAFKLYELLDAIQEKLEQGHVPQGPVRPKAPVVDREFGELDGIFFSEACELLANSADSLISNEKEGRAVEAVPEVFRAFHTIKGGSQTIGLEMLAELAHKMEDLLDMIRKGEHIIDGHAISLILEAIDLMEQEIAAYVAHENMDELAQHQFDLLALVKMAKEHNQEALDFKRNKNMADGPNCFVEVESIAPPMVTEAYADGHVFLVWAKADPSECMPQVRQYMLLSKLQEHGASLYCHPDPYLLEHHCEQVDSEDMAIVYRTHLEQTELQGLVEHSDGMAEVKCTPLWTQRPQEAQEDQAEAGAGDEEGLTEGMQERFATEALEHLREAAAALLEWEKQPANRTFLDEAFRVMHTFKGNAGFMGLAPFEEVGHELESVLEALRQGRTAQTAECSLLLKTVDSLREGVEKLASGEKEYLPAKGALIKMLQGLSGKETAAETSREDAGKAEGKPVLSVAEGPKNAGDHAAGSMMMQAIRVDVEKLNHLLDYVGELVIAEAMVFNNPSFRMLRSGSILKQASHMGKIIRDIQDVAMSMRMIPLTATFQKMSRLVRDVSVKSGKKVDLTIVGDETEVDKTVMEQIGDPLMHIIRNALDHGIENPEERLAAGKEETGHVLLEAKHAAGEVWIIVRDDGRGLNREKILNKARQNGIYSGSGEELKDEEIWKFIFEPGFSTAEKVTAISGRGVGMDVVKRNIERIRGRVDIKSVWGQGTIFLLRIPLTLAIIEGMIVKVGRSRYTVPIVSIRESFRPKPSQITVTPDGGEIVNVRGELLPVVRLHEFYRVRTDVKQLEKGIVVIVESEGKRCCLLVDELLGQQQIVIKGMPEYLGSVRGAAGLAVLGDGGASIILDIGSLLLAVDEAAMSVGL, from the coding sequence ATGCGAGTCATGATCATCGATGACGATCAGGGCAGCCTGGAGTCTCTTAGAGATTGTATTGAAACACGAGGCAGTGAATGCGACGCCTTTCAGGATCCGGCTAAAGCCCTGGCCGCCTATGATCCGGCGGTGCATGACGTGGTGCTAACGGATTTCAGCATGCCGCAGCTTAACGGGCTGGAGGTGCTGGAGAATATCCGGAAGCGGCGAGAAGATGCGGTAGTCATTATTATTACCGGCTACGGCAATGAGGAATTGGCAGCGGCCTCCCGTAAGGGAGGAGCCTATGCGTTCTTGTATAAGCCGCTTAATGCATTCAAGCTCTACGAGCTGCTGGACGCCATTCAGGAAAAACTGGAACAGGGCCATGTGCCCCAAGGGCCGGTACGGCCGAAAGCGCCGGTGGTAGACCGGGAATTCGGCGAATTAGACGGGATTTTCTTTTCCGAGGCGTGTGAGCTGTTGGCTAATTCGGCTGACTCTCTAATCAGCAACGAAAAAGAAGGTCGTGCTGTGGAAGCGGTGCCGGAAGTATTTCGCGCGTTCCACACCATCAAGGGCGGCTCCCAAACAATTGGGCTGGAAATGCTGGCGGAACTGGCGCATAAAATGGAAGACTTGCTGGATATGATCCGCAAAGGCGAGCATATTATCGACGGTCACGCCATCAGTTTGATTTTAGAAGCCATTGACTTGATGGAGCAAGAAATTGCGGCCTATGTAGCGCACGAAAACATGGATGAACTGGCGCAGCATCAGTTTGATTTGCTGGCCTTGGTGAAAATGGCCAAAGAGCATAATCAGGAGGCTCTCGATTTTAAGCGGAATAAGAATATGGCGGATGGGCCTAATTGCTTTGTCGAAGTCGAAAGCATTGCTCCGCCGATGGTTACGGAAGCCTATGCTGATGGTCATGTCTTTTTGGTTTGGGCCAAGGCGGATCCGTCGGAATGCATGCCCCAGGTGAGGCAGTATATGCTGTTGAGCAAGCTGCAAGAACATGGAGCGAGCCTGTATTGCCATCCCGATCCGTATCTGCTGGAACATCACTGTGAACAGGTGGACAGCGAGGATATGGCGATTGTCTATCGGACCCATTTGGAGCAAACGGAGCTGCAAGGGCTGGTGGAGCATTCGGATGGTATGGCGGAAGTGAAGTGTACTCCCTTATGGACGCAGCGGCCGCAAGAAGCGCAAGAAGACCAAGCGGAGGCGGGCGCTGGCGATGAAGAAGGTTTAACCGAGGGAATGCAGGAGCGTTTTGCCACGGAGGCGCTGGAACATTTGCGCGAAGCGGCTGCTGCATTGCTTGAATGGGAGAAACAGCCGGCTAATCGGACGTTCTTGGATGAAGCGTTTCGGGTGATGCATACCTTCAAAGGCAATGCCGGATTTATGGGGTTGGCGCCATTTGAAGAGGTGGGGCATGAACTGGAGTCAGTGCTGGAAGCGTTGCGGCAGGGGCGTACAGCGCAGACGGCGGAATGCTCTCTTTTGTTGAAAACGGTGGATTCCTTGAGAGAGGGCGTCGAGAAGCTGGCTTCCGGGGAAAAAGAGTACTTGCCTGCTAAAGGAGCATTGATCAAGATGCTCCAAGGTCTAAGCGGCAAGGAAACGGCAGCGGAAACAAGCAGAGAAGACGCCGGTAAAGCGGAAGGAAAACCGGTTCTTTCGGTAGCGGAGGGACCTAAAAACGCGGGAGATCATGCTGCAGGCAGCATGATGATGCAGGCCATTCGGGTAGATGTGGAAAAATTGAACCATCTTCTGGACTATGTGGGCGAGCTGGTTATTGCGGAAGCTATGGTTTTCAATAATCCCTCCTTCCGGATGCTGCGCTCCGGCAGTATTCTCAAACAGGCTTCCCATATGGGGAAAATTATCCGGGATATTCAAGACGTGGCTATGTCGATGCGTATGATTCCCTTAACAGCCACTTTCCAGAAAATGTCTCGTCTAGTGAGGGATGTTTCCGTTAAGTCCGGCAAAAAAGTAGATCTGACCATCGTGGGGGACGAAACGGAAGTGGATAAAACGGTTATGGAGCAAATCGGCGATCCGTTAATGCATATTATTCGCAACGCCCTGGACCATGGCATTGAAAATCCAGAAGAACGCTTGGCGGCGGGCAAGGAAGAAACGGGTCATGTACTCTTAGAAGCAAAGCATGCAGCTGGCGAGGTTTGGATTATCGTACGGGATGACGGACGGGGGCTGAATCGGGAGAAAATTCTGAATAAAGCGCGCCAAAACGGTATCTACAGCGGCAGCGGCGAAGAGCTGAAGGACGAAGAAATCTGGAAGTTTATTTTTGAGCCCGGCTTTTCCACGGCGGAAAAAGTGACGGCTATTTCCGGACGCGGCGTGGGCATGGACGTGGTGAAGCGAAATATAGAACGTATTCGCGGGCGCGTGGATATCAAGAGCGTCTGGGGGCAGGGAACCATTTTCCTGCTGCGCATTCCGCTGACATTGGCCATCATTGAAGGGATGATCGTCAAGGTGGGGCGTTCCCGCTATACGGTGCCGATTGTTTCCATTCGCGAATCCTTCCGGCCCAAACCGTCGCAGATCACCGTGACTCCTGACGGCGGGGAAATCGTCAATGTCCGGGGCGAACTGCTGCCTGTCGTACGGCTGCATGAATTTTATCGGGTGAGGACGGACGTAAAGCAACTGGAGAAAGGCATTGTGGTCATTGTGGAAAGCGAAGGCAAGCGGTGCTGCTTATTGGTAGATGAGCTTTTGGGGCAGCAGCAGATTGTCATCAAAGGCATGCCGGAATATCTGGGATCTGTCCGGGGCGCGGCGGGCCTGGCCGTTCTGGGAGACGGCGGCGCCAGCATTATCTTGGATATTGGCAGTTTGCTTCTGGCCGTGGATGAAGCGGCGATGAGCGTAGGCTTGTAA
- a CDS encoding sigma-54-dependent transcriptional regulator, translated as MRILLLDDDQDSRHTAAQFLQDLGHEVVQCADAEEALEKWAKEDFPLVLADIHMPGISGVEMTRRLKALADGWRSDVVLMTGDRQPELILEALRAGAYDYLLKPLAAADLAAIAERVGEHQALRRENRHLSSRFDAAVQEATGETRQELQRLKKKLAQVEGNRPCFVSPAMAFLADLAEKYHADPSLPVLIEGETGTGKEVLARLIHYGSQGDGGGPFVAVNCAALTPALFESELFGYEAGAFTGSSVKGSKGKVDAAAGGTLFLDEVAELPTEHQAKLLRLLQEREYYRVGGLKRLTSDVRVICATNAHIKERVESGQFRQDFYYRLQLGHLYIPPLRQRREDILPLSLTFLQESVRQRGKRFQGFSAEAAAWLAGREWPGNVRELRNAIEWVVFMFDGEVVTPEQLKASQRPQQDVAAGSSEAAWLMLPPPSAEVQLEQYTQLILKRILCDTKGNQQEAARLLGISRSTVTRMLRRS; from the coding sequence ATGCGGATATTGCTGCTTGATGACGATCAGGACAGCCGCCATACAGCGGCGCAATTTCTGCAAGATTTGGGCCATGAAGTGGTCCAATGCGCAGACGCGGAAGAAGCGTTGGAAAAATGGGCGAAAGAGGATTTTCCCTTGGTGTTGGCGGATATTCATATGCCTGGGATTAGCGGCGTGGAAATGACACGACGGTTGAAAGCGCTGGCGGACGGATGGCGCAGCGATGTGGTCTTGATGACTGGGGATCGACAGCCGGAATTGATTTTGGAGGCGCTGCGCGCTGGGGCGTACGATTACTTGCTGAAGCCGCTGGCGGCGGCGGATTTGGCGGCGATCGCCGAGCGGGTAGGCGAGCATCAGGCGTTGCGACGGGAAAATCGCCATTTGTCGAGTCGCTTTGATGCGGCGGTTCAGGAGGCGACGGGCGAAACTCGGCAGGAACTGCAGCGATTGAAGAAAAAACTGGCTCAGGTCGAAGGCAATCGTCCTTGCTTTGTGTCGCCGGCGATGGCCTTTTTGGCGGATTTGGCGGAAAAGTATCATGCCGACCCTTCGTTGCCCGTGCTCATTGAAGGAGAAACAGGAACCGGCAAGGAAGTTTTGGCGCGACTGATTCATTACGGTTCGCAAGGAGACGGCGGCGGGCCTTTTGTGGCGGTAAACTGCGCGGCTCTGACGCCAGCGTTGTTTGAAAGCGAACTGTTCGGGTATGAGGCGGGCGCTTTTACCGGCAGCAGTGTTAAAGGGAGCAAAGGAAAGGTGGATGCAGCTGCAGGGGGGACGCTGTTTTTAGATGAAGTGGCGGAACTGCCGACAGAGCACCAGGCGAAGCTGCTGCGCTTGCTGCAGGAACGGGAGTACTATCGAGTAGGGGGACTCAAGCGGCTGACTAGCGACGTTCGGGTGATTTGCGCAACGAACGCTCATATCAAAGAGCGTGTGGAAAGCGGTCAGTTTCGTCAAGATTTTTATTATCGGTTGCAACTGGGGCATTTGTACATTCCTCCTCTTCGTCAGCGACGGGAGGATATTTTGCCGTTGAGCCTGACGTTTTTGCAGGAAAGCGTTCGGCAGAGGGGGAAGCGCTTTCAGGGGTTTAGCGCCGAAGCCGCCGCTTGGCTGGCGGGCAGGGAGTGGCCTGGAAATGTCCGGGAGCTGCGCAATGCAATTGAGTGGGTTGTGTTTATGTTTGACGGCGAGGTTGTGACGCCGGAGCAGCTAAAGGCCAGCCAGCGGCCGCAGCAGGACGTTGCGGCAGGTTCTTCGGAAGCTGCCTGGCTGATGTTACCGCCGCCGTCGGCGGAGGTGCAGCTGGAGCAATATACGCAGCTGATTTTGAAGCGGATACTGTGCGATACGAAAGGCAATCAGCAGGAAGCGGCGCGCCTTTTGGGCATCAGCCGCTCGACGGTAACGCGCATGCTGCGACGCAGCTGA
- a CDS encoding 6-carboxyhexanoate--CoA ligase — MHFSVRMRAAQGGAHENGGRHISGAERLIPPELLLDTTQAMVQRALEHSRGNADFIRLTIEAVPPAACLSIPLLPWQAQESASVTNSRRLALQALCQAGVNEEAAAKGLLALSELPDSLRGAMILSAATGERLDTTASRGVRVSRMDLDAQSDALSWLCQQGLDGEHPREAMVLAAKVAAAPGMVAEICWSDDPEYTTGYVASPRHGYIRIPCLKEKNSANGGRAFFISPDADLAALQHFLEEQPVLVQNRPQKGQAS; from the coding sequence ATGCATTTCAGCGTTAGGATGCGCGCCGCCCAGGGAGGCGCCCATGAAAACGGCGGCCGCCATATTTCCGGCGCCGAACGGCTCATTCCTCCGGAGCTGCTTCTTGATACTACACAGGCTATGGTGCAGCGGGCCTTGGAGCATAGCCGAGGCAACGCCGACTTTATTCGCTTAACCATCGAAGCAGTCCCCCCCGCAGCTTGCCTGTCCATCCCTTTACTGCCTTGGCAAGCCCAAGAAAGCGCTAGCGTAACAAACAGCCGCCGCCTGGCATTGCAAGCCTTATGCCAAGCCGGAGTCAACGAAGAGGCCGCGGCTAAAGGCCTTTTGGCGTTAAGCGAGCTGCCTGACAGCCTGCGCGGCGCCATGATTCTCTCGGCCGCTACCGGCGAACGCTTAGATACTACAGCAAGCAGAGGCGTCCGCGTTTCTCGTATGGATCTGGATGCCCAGTCTGACGCGTTATCTTGGCTGTGTCAACAAGGACTGGATGGCGAACATCCCCGAGAAGCCATGGTGCTGGCAGCCAAGGTAGCCGCCGCTCCGGGCATGGTGGCGGAGATTTGCTGGTCGGACGACCCGGAGTATACCACAGGCTATGTCGCTTCTCCCCGCCACGGCTACATACGAATTCCCTGTTTAAAAGAAAAAAACAGCGCTAACGGCGGTCGGGCGTTCTTTATTTCCCCCGACGCCGATCTTGCGGCTTTGCAGCATTTCCTGGAAGAACAGCCTGTTCTAGTACAGAATCGGCCACAGAAAGGACAAGCCTCATGA